A window of Mytilus edulis chromosome 10, xbMytEdul2.2, whole genome shotgun sequence contains these coding sequences:
- the LOC139492840 gene encoding zinc finger protein 57-like produces MVDSFIVNALDESLEVEEEEVETEPSFMHCCTFCSYSSKYKQNVKRHTQNAHAPNNAETKHFTMYLCDQCGMVFKTASGLNFHYKGKHTQEFRFKCKVCDRGFNTLWNYRGHITTHEPVLRHRCDVCDKTFAYKETLKQHITSVHTNETSIIICSKEACGASCNSQKSLKEHFLAVHGGRELKCDLCGKSYKWRSSLRYHKEHVHC; encoded by the coding sequence ATGGTTGACTCTTTTATTGTAAACGCGTTAGATGAAAGCTTGGaagtagaagaagaagaagtggAAACAGAACCATCTTTCATGCATTGTTGCACTTTTTGTAGCTATTCCagtaaatacaaacaaaatgtgAAAAGACACACGCAAAATGCCCATGCTCCAAATAATGCAGAAACTAAACATTTTACAATGTACTTGTGTGATCAATGTGGCATGGTTTTTAAGACAGCTAGTGGACTAAATTTTCATTATAAGGGTAAACATACTCAAGAGTTTAGGTTTAAGTGTAAAGTGTGTGACAGAGGCTTTAACACGCTCTGGAACTATAGAGGGCATATAACAACACATGAGCCAGTGCTTAGACACCGATGTGATGTGTGTGACAAGACTTTTGCGTACAAAGAAACATTGAAACAACATATCACATCCGTTCACACTAATGAGACAAGTATCATCATATGTAGCAAAGAAGCATGCGGAGCTTCATGCAATTCACAGAAATCTTTAAAGGAACATTTCCTTGCAGTACATGGTGGAAGAGAACTCAAGTGTGATTTATGTGGAAAATCGTATAAGTGGAGATCAAGTTTAAGATACCACAAAGAACATGTGCATTGTTAG